In Fusobacteria bacterium ZRK30, the DNA window TTTGACTTAGTGGGATATGAACCGAAATCTAAGTCAAATAAGATTGAGATAGCTATATAGGAGGAAAATTTATGGTTAATATGATCTATTCTATCTCTTACAAAGAGAATATAGTAGGAAATAAAGATACAAATGATTTGGTATTTAGTATCAGGGAAGATCTTCAGTTTTTTAAGGAAATGACCATTGGAACTACTATGATAATGGGAAGAAAAACCTTTGAATCTTTGCCTACCGGGGGACTGCCTAAAAGGAAACATGTGATAGTCTCAAATAAAATAAAAACAGCAGAAGATGCTAAAGAAATTTTAGGTGAAAAATATATTGAAAATCTGACATTTATAAATTTAGATGGTTTAGAAGAGTATATTAAAGGGGAAAGTAAGACCAACAATATCTCGATAATTGGAGGAGCTATGCTTTACTCTCATTTTTTAGAGGATAAAAATCTATTTGATCTGGTTTCTAATGTCTATGCTACCGAAGTGGAAAGAGTACCAGAGATTAAAAATCCCGTAAGGCTCATGGCACATGGTAGTCTAAAAGAAAAGTGCAATTTTGAAGTTGTTAAAATTGGTCAGGGGAAAGACAGGCTGGATAACAACAATTTAGTTGATTATAAAGTAATCAGATATTTCAAGGGGTAGTTGAAAAAATAATTACACTAAACTATATAAGTGTTTATATCAATAAAAGCAGCCATTTCGGCTGCTTTTATCATTACTATGTTATATTTCTTCTGTACCTATAATCCCCATATATACTTTAATTATTGTTTCCAATGCCTGAAAATCATAACCAAAGAAAGGACTGTGTAATGGTGCAGTATGTCCCCTCTCTTCATCTCTGATTCCTGTAAAAAACATAAAAGTAGGAGCGATCTCCCTATAGAAGGAAAAGTCTTCCGATCCCGTCATTTTTTTGGCGACCTCATATTTAATATCCAAATTTTTTAAGGTCTCAGTTATCTCTTTATATAATTGAGAATCATTAACCATAGGAGGGTAGTTTGGTTGAAAATCCATATTAATTTTGATACCATAGGCTTCTTCATATCCACGGTTTATAGACTCCATTCTTTTTTTAGAGACCTCTATATACTTAGGATCAAACATCCTTATTGTACCTTCTAACTCTATATTATTTGGTATAATATTTCTTGCTCCTCCAGGTTCAAACTTACCGTCTACCTTAGATCCTGTCAAAAATTTACCTATAGTCAAGATATACATATCATCTGGATCAATATTTCTAGACCTTATTGTCTGATATGCACCTATGAGATCAGATATCACCACTACAATATCTATTCCCATATGAGGGTAGGCACCATGACACCCCTGCCCCTTAATATCCCAGTTAAGGTTTACATTTTGAGCGGATAAATACCCTTCCTTGATAGATATGACACCCTGAGATATATCTGGTTTTACATGGGTTGCAAAAAAGCACTTTATTCTATCCTTATATTTTTCAAAAGACTCACTTTTTATTATATATTTAGCTCCTCCTACCCCTTCCTCACCAGGCTGGAAGATAAATAAAAGAGATTTTTTTAGTTTCATTCCTTTTTTTATCCTTTCATCTACCCGTAAAATCGTTTCAAGTAAAGCTGATGCGTGTCCTGAATGACCGCAGGCATGGGAGAAACCTGGATTTAAAGACGGAGAGAGATGGTTTGAATCATCTGCTAATGGAAGTGCATCTATGTCTGCTCTAAAAGCCGTTATCTCCGATTCCTCCCCTTGAAAATAAACTAAAGTTCCTGTTTCTGCTGAAATATCATAGGGAATATTATTTTTACTTAAATTTTTTCTTATAAACTCTGCAGTTTTATACTCTTTTAAACCTATTTCAGGGATAGAGTGCAACACCTTATCTATCTCACGCAATCTATTCAATTTACATTCCTCCTACCAAAATATTTACTATATTTATTTCATCTCTTATTTAAAAATATTTTAATTTTTAATTTTATCTAGAACTTTAAACCGAGGTTAAGTGTTCGCTATAATGTATATACGTCACAATACTTCAAAAGTCAAATTTTAGAGGGTTACAAGCTGAATTTTTTTAAAAACATAGGAAAATTTGGAAGCTTTGATCATGAATAAAATAGTTGGTTGAAGGGATTATAGAAGGAAAATTTTAATAAAATTTGTATTCTATAATCAAATGAAAATAAAAAAGGGGGAATTTATGAAATATCTTATATTAGGAAATGGAATTGCAGGAATATCTGCTGCAATTTCTGTCAGAGAACATGACGAAACAGGGAAAATATCTGTTGTGACTAAGTCACCTATGCCGTTTTATTACAGGATAAGGCTGATTGAATATCTTGCAAAAAAAACTCCTATAGAAAAGTTGATAGCTTACGGAGAAGCTTTTTACGATGATAAGGAGATAGAGGTGACTTTAAATAAGGAAGCTGTCAGGATAGATAGTGAAAATAAAAAAGTAGAATTTTCAGATGGAAGTGTAATGACCTATGACAGACTTCTCTTAGCTACAGGAGCAAGACCTCGTTACCCGAATATAGAAGGGATGGATAAGAAGGGGATTCTTAAATTTCGTGGAGCTAGTGATTCAGATGAGATAATACGGCATATAGAGATATGTGATCGTGTTGTGGTATTAGGAGGAGGGATTTTAGGAATAGAAGCTGCTAATTCTTTGGTAAACTCAGGTAAACATGTTACCGTAATAGAATCAGCTGACAGGCTGCTCCATAGACAGTTAGACAGGGAAGGGTCTGAAATATTACAAAAGACATTAGAGGAGAAGAAGATAAAATTTATATTAGGAAAGACCGTCAAAAGAGTTTTAGGTGATAAAAGTGTAAGGGGAATAGAGTTTGAAGATGGGACTATTTTTGACACAGGATGCATTGTTCTTTCAGCAGGAATTATCCCAAGGCTGGAGTTGTGTGAAAGTGCAGGGATTGATTTTAATAGAGGAATTATCGTGGACGAACATATGGAAACTAATGTAAAGGGTATTTTTGCTGCCGGAGATGCTGCTGAATATAAGGGAACTCTTTATGGACTTTGGGCACCTTCTAAGGAACAGGGAGAAGTAGCCGGGGGGAATATGACTGGTATTAAAATTCGCAGCTATAACCCTACCTTGCCTGAGGTACGTCTTAAAGTTACAGGGATATCACTGTTTTCAGGAGGGAAGATAGACGAGAATGGAGCAGTTATCTACAAATATAATAAAAACGGTATATATAGAAAATTCTTTGTAAGGGAGAATAAAATAGTGGGAGCTATTCTTATTGGTGATATAAAAACGTCCATGATGGCAGGCCACTTTATAAGGGCAAAAGAGGGACCTGAAGCTCTGGACGGATTGTATGAATAGCTTTAATAATATAAATTTTAGAATAAATTCATAAACTGGAACAGAAAAAAGCTGCTTTATAGAGCAGCTTTTTTATTTTTAAATTGATTTTACAGACAAGAGAAACCCTTTCATAACAGGATATTTATCTAAGTGCGGTATAAACTTATTGAGATAAAAAATATACTAAAGGGGGAATGAGTTTTATGTCTATAAGTACTAAAGGTGGAGATAAGGGAAAAACATCTCTTTGGAGCGGAGAGAGAATAGCCAAGAATAATGCCAGGGTAGAAGCCTATGGAACAATAGATGAGCTGAATTCACATCTTGGAGAAGCAAAGCATTATGTAAAACTAGAGAGGGTAAAAGAGATAATAGAGGATATACAGCATGATCTATTCAGGGTCGGGGGAAGTCTGGCTACTGTAGGTGAGTTCAGTAAACCGATTGAAAAGCATCATGTGGATCATATCACAGATATGGTGCATGAGCTGGAAAAAGAGTTTGAATTTAAAGGTTTTATAGTGCCGGGAATGACGTTGCAGTCTGCTAAACTGGATATAGCAAGAACTGTAGCAAGGAGAGCTGAAAGAAGAGTATTATCCTTGGGAGATGAGGCAGAAATAAGTGAGGAAGTGAAAAAATATGTAAACAGACTTTCTGATCTTATATACCTTTTGGCAAGGATAGAAGAAAAAGCTGAAGGGAAGTTAAAGTTAGAGGAATGGAAGTAATCAACTAAGAAGGTATAAGAAAGATTGACCTTATAAAATTAAAGTTACGCTATAATACATAATTATTTTAAAGCTTTACACCATTATCCACTCTTTTATGGGAATTTTCAGAGGGAGAATTGAGCCATTCTTATTATTTTTTTTCATCTTTTGTAGTATAATAGAATTATAGAAGAGAAAGCTTGTAAACATAAGGACAGAGGTGATAAAGTGAAAAAAGTAAAGTTAATATATAACCCCTTTTCAGGGAATAATAAAATAATAAATGAGATAGATACGATAATAGGAGTATATCAAAAACATGGATATCAGCTGATACCCTTTAGAATCTCCTATGAGGCTTCTTTAGAAGATGCTTTTACAGATTTGAATGATGGCAGCTGGGATCATCTTCTCCTGGCCGGCGGAGATGGATCTGTCAGTGATAGTATCAATATGATGAAAAAAGAGAAAATAGATCTACCGGTTGGTATCCTGCCCACAGGGACAGCCAATGATTTTGCTAAGTGTATAGGAATACCAGCTACTCTAAAGGAAGCCTGTGAACAGATAATAAATTCTAAATCAAAAAAGATTGATCTGGGATACGTCAATGGAAAGTTTTTTATAAATGTATTGAGTTTTGGATTGTTTACGGAAGTATCTCAAAATACTCCTACAAACCTAAAAAATACCATGGGGAAACTGGCTTATTATATCAATGGAATCAAAGAACTTCCAAAATTTAAGAAATTAAAGGTATTTGTAGAGGGAGAGGAATATTTTTATGTAGGAGATGCTTTTTTAGTATTTATTTTTAACGGGAAAACAGCCGGGAATATTAATATTGCATATAAAGCGGAGTTAGATGACGGGATGTTAGACGTGATAATAGTAAAAGCAGATCTAGTACATACAGCTAAATCATTTTTAAATTTTTTAATTAGAAATCACTTGGAAGACAGCGATGACGGGATAACTTATTTTAGGACTAATAATATCAGGATAGATTGTGCTGAGGAGATCCGTACCGATATAGATGGAGAAAAAGGACCAGAGTTTCCACTGCATATAAGCTGCAAAGAACATAGTTTAAATATCCTAGGATATAGGAAGGCCGAACCTAAACACATAGATAAATTTTTAGAAAATCTGAGATCGAGCTTACCTAAGAAAACAAAGTAATTTATACTAGAGGAGGGGGTAACTATGAACCTAAAATATTTTTCAACATTAAAATTTATATTTATTAAAGCTACAAATGACCTGTTTCCAAATTCCCAGGTAAAGATACTTCATTCACTAAATAATGGGGTTTTAGGAGAAATCATAAGGGAAAATAGTATCACAGAAGAGGAAGTCCAGTTGATCAAAGAGAGGATGAGTGAGATAATACATTCAGATATTCCTGTAAAGAGACAGGATATGAAAAGCTGTAAATTTGTTAAAAATTCATGTTTTGATCGTAGGGAAGATATAGCAAGACTGGTTGAATACTCTCCTGATCATGATATAAGTTTATATGAGATGGATGGATTTTATGACTTTTTCCATAACGGGTTATTTCCCAGTACTGGTTATATCAATTTATTTGATATTTTAAAATATGAGGATAATAATGGAATAATTTTAAAGGCTCCTGTGAAAGAGGGAGTATACACTCTTCCTAAAACTGTAGATCACCCTAAATTAGCAAAGATATTTTGTGAGAGCGAAAGATGGGGTGAAATCTTGGGTATTCCAGATGTAGGAGCACTAAATAAAGTAAGCCAAGAGGATGATATCGGGGAGTTAATCAGGGTCAACGAGGCATTGCATGAAAAAAAATTAGCTTATATAGCAGATGAGATAACTAACTGTAAGGATATTAAACTGGTTACGGTAGCGGGACCCTCTTCATCGGGGAAAACTACATTTACCAAAAGGCTGGCTATTCAGTTAAGGGCAAATGGAGTAAAACCAGTAGTGGTATCCTTGGATAACTACTATAGAGGAAGAAAATATATCCCTTTAGATGAAAATGGGGAAAAAGATTTTGAATCTATAGATGGTTTGGACTTAAATTTATTGAATGAGCATTTGGTTAAGTTAACTGCAGGAAAGGAAGTAGAAATTCCCATATATAATTTTCATACTGGCCAGAGGGAAACCAAGGGAGTCAAGACTCAGCTTTCTGAAAATGGACTTCTTTTGATTGAGGGAATTCATGGGCTGAATGAAAAGTTGACTAGTCATATTGAAAAAAAACATAAATTTAAAATATATATCAGCTGTCTGACTGCATTAAATATTGATGATCATAATAGGATCCCAACCAGTGAAGTTAGGAAATTAAGGAGAATTGTGAGGGATTCACTATCTCGTGGAACTTCTGCCAATGGTACTTTGGATATGTGGGACTCTATACGAAAGGGAGAGGGGAAAAATATTTTTCCATACCAGGAGGAAGCAGATGCTATATTCAACTCCAATTTAATCTATGAATTGGGAGTGTTAAAAAGGTATGCAATAAAGGAACTGAAGAAGATAGACTCATCTAGTCAGCACTATGAGGAAGCTATAAGACTCATAAAATTCTTGAGTTACTTCAGGGAGATAGATAAGGAATTGGTTCCGGATAATTCCATATTAAAGGAATTTATAGGTGGCAGTTATTTTTATAAATATTAGATGGAGGTTTTATGAAAAAACTAATTTTAATAGGTGTATGTTTAATGGTATTAGGAGGCTGCACCTCAAATAGAATTAAAGATGAAGGGGTAAAGAGAGATGGTGTTTTAACTGCTGTCCAGATGTCTACTTGGATGTATGGTACCCATGTTTTATCAGATGATACAGGGAAACCCTTGACTGCTCTAAGTGGTCAAAAAATTGATTTAGATGAGTATGAGGGGGAAAAAGTAGAGGTAAGAGGAATTTTAAAGGATGGGTATCCTGTAGATTCAGGGCCTGAATATTTAGAAGTTCAGTCCATAGAGATAATAAAAGAATAAGTTATAAGAGGGTAATGATCAAATGATCATTACCCTCTGTTTTTATTGTATAATCTCTTTATATGTTGTGTTTTGAACAGCATTGAAAGCTTGAATTTCCAATTGATCTTCTGTATGAGTTATGTTTGAACTGTCTACGATAATCTCTGTTGATTCTATAAAGGATCTTGTGAACCCTAAAAAGTTGATACTGATAGGGTAACTTAATACAAGTTTTTCTGTCTTACTTATATCTCCTGAAAAATTGGTTCTGATGGTAATATTTCCAGATGTTAGCTTAGGAGTATTATTATAATAACTAAATAAAACCTGTAAACTTCTAGTATTTTTTAGAAGTTCCTTTAAATTAATGTCTCTGGTTTTTATCTGCTTCTTTATAGAGAGGTATTTATCTATTGTGTCTAAAATTATATCTAATTTTTCTACATATTCATTTGAAATAATCTTGAAATTTCCACTGATTTTTTTATTTTTAAAATTTAGTTCAAATCCGCTGAATAAATTTTTAAAGAATATATAAATATTTCTTCCCTTTATATTGACTGTATTTTCAGAAATTTTGTAGGCGAACTTCATGACACTATCATTTTCTAATAGAAGTCTCAAAGTGAAATCATGATTTTTAAAATCTACAACTTGATGTTTACCTGACATATGAGATTTAATTGCAACTCCATAGATTGTCTGGTCATTACACCTTATATCCACCTTTCCGGCAAATATTTTTTTCTCTAATTTTACCTGAGGAAATTCAGCAGATTCAAAAGGAATCTTTATATCCAAAGCTTTATAGTGAACGATCTCTGAAAAATCATCAACCTTGTAAGATGGATATCTTTTTTCCCTAAACTCAACTAATCTTCTTTGTCTATTTCTAACTTCTGTTTCAATTATCTCCCCTTTTAGTGTGTTCCCATCCAGGTATAGGGGGATTTCTAAGTTTTCTACGATATATTCCTCTTCTATCGATTCGTTCTCTGCTGTTTTAACTTCTACATCTTCAAGAGTGTTTTCTTCTATCGTGAACTCGTCTTGAACTTCTGTTGATCCATTCTCTATTGTTTTAATCTTTACATTTTCTTCTACAGTCTCAAAGGTGTCCTCAGTTATTGTTTCTTCCTTTTCTGTAGGAACCTCATGGATCTCCAGGTTATCTGTTTTTTCGTCTGTTACTATGACTTCTTCCTTTAGTTCAGTTGATTCGATATCTATAGTTTCAACTTCTAAATTATTTTCTACAGTCTCGCAAGGTTCCTCAACTACAGCTTTTTCTTTTTCTGTTTCTGTAGGGATCTCATGGATCTCTAGATTATCTGCTTTTTCATCTATTGCTGTAACTTCCTCTGAAATTGTAGAATTTAATTCACATTCTTCAACTGCTTCAACCTTTTTTTTAATGGGGTCGATGCTTTCATTATTAAAATATAAAGCCATTTTTTTTACAAAATTTAAATCATCTTCGTAGATAAATTCGAATTCATTTGAAATTAACCATGATTCATCTTCCAAAGAGATAGGGTTAGAAGTTACAAAATATCTAGCTGTATTGGATAAATCTGTTTTAGAAAATACCAAGCTAAGAATATCTTTGGTATCTTCATCCAGGTTAACTCCCAGTAAGATCAAATTTTTATTTTCTAATTCTTTGTTTAACTTTTCCCAAAAATGATTGTATAACTTCAATTTTTTAACCTTTCTCATATTTTGAGAGGTTAATATAATCCTTTCTGTATGATTATAATCTCCTAAGATCTTAAATAAATTAACATTGGATCTTGTGATCTCTTTTTCGCAAAAGACATTATGGATCTCTCCTTCTTTCCATATAGATTCTAAAATTTCAGAATGGTCGTGGGTGATTATAGTGTCTATAGCACCGAT includes these proteins:
- a CDS encoding M20 family metallopeptidase, with protein sequence MNRLREIDKVLHSIPEIGLKEYKTAEFIRKNLSKNNIPYDISAETGTLVYFQGEESEITAFRADIDALPLADDSNHLSPSLNPGFSHACGHSGHASALLETILRVDERIKKGMKLKKSLLFIFQPGEEGVGGAKYIIKSESFEKYKDRIKCFFATHVKPDISQGVISIKEGYLSAQNVNLNWDIKGQGCHGAYPHMGIDIVVVISDLIGAYQTIRSRNIDPDDMYILTIGKFLTGSKVDGKFEPGGARNIIPNNIELEGTIRMFDPKYIEVSKKRMESINRGYEEAYGIKINMDFQPNYPPMVNDSQLYKEITETLKNLDIKYEVAKKMTGSEDFSFYREIAPTFMFFTGIRDEERGHTAPLHSPFFGYDFQALETIIKVYMGIIGTEEI
- a CDS encoding YegS/Rv2252/BmrU family lipid kinase — protein: MKKVKLIYNPFSGNNKIINEIDTIIGVYQKHGYQLIPFRISYEASLEDAFTDLNDGSWDHLLLAGGDGSVSDSINMMKKEKIDLPVGILPTGTANDFAKCIGIPATLKEACEQIINSKSKKIDLGYVNGKFFINVLSFGLFTEVSQNTPTNLKNTMGKLAYYINGIKELPKFKKLKVFVEGEEYFYVGDAFLVFIFNGKTAGNINIAYKAELDDGMLDVIIVKADLVHTAKSFLNFLIRNHLEDSDDGITYFRTNNIRIDCAEEIRTDIDGEKGPEFPLHISCKEHSLNILGYRKAEPKHIDKFLENLRSSLPKKTK
- a CDS encoding cob(I)yrinic acid a,c-diamide adenosyltransferase — its product is MSISTKGGDKGKTSLWSGERIAKNNARVEAYGTIDELNSHLGEAKHYVKLERVKEIIEDIQHDLFRVGGSLATVGEFSKPIEKHHVDHITDMVHELEKEFEFKGFIVPGMTLQSAKLDIARTVARRAERRVLSLGDEAEISEEVKKYVNRLSDLIYLLARIEEKAEGKLKLEEWK
- a CDS encoding dihydrofolate reductase, encoding MVNMIYSISYKENIVGNKDTNDLVFSIREDLQFFKEMTIGTTMIMGRKTFESLPTGGLPKRKHVIVSNKIKTAEDAKEILGEKYIENLTFINLDGLEEYIKGESKTNNISIIGGAMLYSHFLEDKNLFDLVSNVYATEVERVPEIKNPVRLMAHGSLKEKCNFEVVKIGQGKDRLDNNNLVDYKVIRYFKG
- a CDS encoding nucleoside kinase translates to MNLKYFSTLKFIFIKATNDLFPNSQVKILHSLNNGVLGEIIRENSITEEEVQLIKERMSEIIHSDIPVKRQDMKSCKFVKNSCFDRREDIARLVEYSPDHDISLYEMDGFYDFFHNGLFPSTGYINLFDILKYEDNNGIILKAPVKEGVYTLPKTVDHPKLAKIFCESERWGEILGIPDVGALNKVSQEDDIGELIRVNEALHEKKLAYIADEITNCKDIKLVTVAGPSSSGKTTFTKRLAIQLRANGVKPVVVSLDNYYRGRKYIPLDENGEKDFESIDGLDLNLLNEHLVKLTAGKEVEIPIYNFHTGQRETKGVKTQLSENGLLLIEGIHGLNEKLTSHIEKKHKFKIYISCLTALNIDDHNRIPTSEVRKLRRIVRDSLSRGTSANGTLDMWDSIRKGEGKNIFPYQEEADAIFNSNLIYELGVLKRYAIKELKKIDSSSQHYEEAIRLIKFLSYFREIDKELVPDNSILKEFIGGSYFYKY
- a CDS encoding SIR2 family protein codes for the protein MEIFKNVNYNNYALWMGDNINKKLNIPTKNELALTIYKELSEDTKEKVENRERLTEVSQVFLDSATGNMMNLISLLSSELELEGKSNPYSYLSEIGAIDTIITHDHSEILESIWKEGEIHNVFCEKEITRSNVNLFKILGDYNHTERIILTSQNMRKVKKLKLYNHFWEKLNKELENKNLILLGVNLDEDTKDILSLVFSKTDLSNTARYFVTSNPISLEDESWLISNEFEFIYEDDLNFVKKMALYFNNESIDPIKKKVEAVEECELNSTISEEVTAIDEKADNLEIHEIPTETEKEKAVVEEPCETVENNLEVETIDIESTELKEEVIVTDEKTDNLEIHEVPTEKEETITEDTFETVEENVKIKTIENGSTEVQDEFTIEENTLEDVEVKTAENESIEEEYIVENLEIPLYLDGNTLKGEIIETEVRNRQRRLVEFREKRYPSYKVDDFSEIVHYKALDIKIPFESAEFPQVKLEKKIFAGKVDIRCNDQTIYGVAIKSHMSGKHQVVDFKNHDFTLRLLLENDSVMKFAYKISENTVNIKGRNIYIFFKNLFSGFELNFKNKKISGNFKIISNEYVEKLDIILDTIDKYLSIKKQIKTRDINLKELLKNTRSLQVLFSYYNNTPKLTSGNITIRTNFSGDISKTEKLVLSYPISINFLGFTRSFIESTEIIVDSSNITHTEDQLEIQAFNAVQNTTYKEIIQ
- a CDS encoding FAD-dependent oxidoreductase, with protein sequence MKYLILGNGIAGISAAISVREHDETGKISVVTKSPMPFYYRIRLIEYLAKKTPIEKLIAYGEAFYDDKEIEVTLNKEAVRIDSENKKVEFSDGSVMTYDRLLLATGARPRYPNIEGMDKKGILKFRGASDSDEIIRHIEICDRVVVLGGGILGIEAANSLVNSGKHVTVIESADRLLHRQLDREGSEILQKTLEEKKIKFILGKTVKRVLGDKSVRGIEFEDGTIFDTGCIVLSAGIIPRLELCESAGIDFNRGIIVDEHMETNVKGIFAAGDAAEYKGTLYGLWAPSKEQGEVAGGNMTGIKIRSYNPTLPEVRLKVTGISLFSGGKIDENGAVIYKYNKNGIYRKFFVRENKIVGAILIGDIKTSMMAGHFIRAKEGPEALDGLYE